The genomic region GATTGCAGGTATGGCTGCCTACATAAAATACTTGCGCCCTGAGATCAAGGTGATCGGTGTCGAGCCGGATGACTCTAATTGCCTGCAAGCTGCTATGAAGGCAGGCAAGCGAGTTATTTTGGATGAAGTCGGGCTGTTTGCGGACGGTGTAGCGGTAAAGCAGATCGGGAAATATCCTTGGGAGGTCTGCAAAGACCACGTAGATGAAGTGATAACCGTTTCTACCGATGAAATCTGCGCGGCCATCAAGGATATCTTTGAAGATACGCGTTCAATCTCTGAACCTGCGGGCGCACTGGGTGTTGCTGGCATCAAGAAGTACATTGAGCGGGAAAAGATCGAAAATGAAAACCTTGTCGCCACCCTGAGTGGCGCCAACATGAATTTTGACCGCCTGCGATACATTTCTGAGCGCACCGAAATCGGTGAGAAACGCGAGGCTATCCTTGCGGTCACCATTCCCGAGAAGCCAGGGGCCTTCAAGACGTTTATCAACGCCCTACACAAGCGCAGCATTACCGAATTTAACTATCGGTATGCAGATGCCGGCCAGGCCACGATTTTTGTGGGCGTTCAGGTTCAGGCCGGTGGTCTGGGTCGGGACGAATTGGTGCACGAGCTCCGTGAAAACGGATACTCCGTTCTCGATCTGACCGACAGCGATATGGCCAAGCAGCACATTCGCCACATGGTTGGCGGCCATGCGCCCACGATTACCAATGAGAAGGTGTTTCAGTTTGAGTTCCCTGAGCGCCCCGGCGCATTACTGAAATTCCTTATGTCTCTGGGAACACGTTGGAATATCTCCATGTTCCACTACCGCAATCACGGAGCGGCCTACAGCCGTGTGCTTCTGGGTGCCCAGGTAGAGGATGATGAAGTAAAAGCCTTTGAAGCCATGCTTGAAAAAGTGGGTTTCCGTTATGAAAACATGACGGAAAACGAGGCTTATCAGCTGTTCCTAGGGGCAGGTAACGGTAAGGCTTCTTAGCCTGTAAACGAAGTCGGCCCGATGCCGTGACGAAAAGTTCTGTTGCGGCAGACTCCGCCTATATGACCAGAGCTCAGCTAGATCGGTAACACTTTTCTGCGTTATTTTACCCGGTAAACCTTCCTGTCTGTCACCACGCTGTGCAGTGGCACGTCCCAAGGTTCAATGGGGAGTGTCTTCACCTTCTGGAAATCGTGAGCCAGGCCGATCAGCTTTGGCGCCAATCGCGGGCGCAAACGACTGAACGCGAACGTTCGATCGTAAAAGCCGCCTCCCATCCCCAGCCTCCCGCCATTTTCGTCAAACCCCACCAGCGGGAACAACACTGCGTCCAGCGACCAAGCCGGTCGCCTAAGCCCTTTGCTGAACGCAGGTTCGGGGATGCCAAAGCGATTGGCGGTCAGTTCAACGCCGTCGTAATAGGGACTGAAAACCAGCTTGCCCGGGTGAATCGGGTGCAGCACCGGCAGATAAAAATGAACCCCTTTGCGATGAGCCATGGCCATGTACGGATGCGGGTCAATCTCGCCATCGTTGGGCAGGTAGATGGCTATGTGCCTAGCCCTCTGTAAATCCGAATTTTTTAACAGGTTCAGAGCGAGAGAAGCAGAGGCCTGTTCTTGTTCGCGAGGCGATAACTTACGTCTGCGCTGGCGCAGTTGTTTGCGGAGTTCGTGGCGAGGCACTGGAGGTAAATCGGATTCAGAAGGATGTGAGTCGATGAACTGGCTCAAAATAAAGCTTCCCGAGCTGCCGTTATCAGATGTAGCCCTTGAACCCAAAGTTCAAGGTCGGTGGCCGCTGTGACAAATTAGGCTTTCCCCTCGCGGAGACATGCTCACAATGCCCTAGAGTAGCCACCTAGGTAAAGCGCATCGGCTCGAGGACGAATCCGACCAGCGAACAGCCCAGGAAGTAGGTTCATTATAGGGTCAGACCCGGGGCAGATTGCAACACCTATTAGGGAATCTCCCCGGACTCAGTGGTTGGAAGGCTCTCCCAGAGCATTCTCCAGCTTGCTGTCCATGGCTTTAAGCAGGGTGCTGGTGACGTCAGACATGGTGTCCCGCTCGAGCAGTTCATGGGTCATGTTCAGTGCCGCCATTACGGCGATACGCTCAGTTCCGAACACTTTGCCGCTGGTGCGTATTTCGCGCATTTTGCTATCGAGATGTCGGGCCGCACGAATCAGGGCCTCCTGCTCTTCTGCGGGGCAGGCGACTAAGTAGTCCTTATCGAGAATTTTCACCTCAACAGTAGTAGATTGCTTAGACATCAATGGTGCTCCAGCGCCCGAAGGCGGCCGATCATGGCTTCGATCTTGTTTTTGGCAAGATCATTTTTCTGCATAAGCTGGGACCGTTCCCGGTTCCAGTCATCCTGCAACTGCCTCACAGTGGCGTTGTCCCGCTCCAGTTTTTGGCAGTGTTCGATCAGCTTGTCTAGCTTGTCCGCTAATGCTTGTACTTCGGACTGTTCCATGACGTGCCCAGCATTGGTTGAAGTTATTGCGACTAACTATAAGTGCGTGCGTCATAGCGGTCAATTTACAGGGGTGTCATAAGTTCACTCTGCAGTGTCTTGAGGGCGCCTGAATGATAAGATACAGCCCTAACTTTATAACATAGGATTGTCTTGGCTCATGTCAGAAACCGACACTGCCGACGCGGCATACGCCGCTGAATTCGAGCGTTGGGCTAATGTTTTTATGGCCCATAAAGCATTCAGCCATCCTTCCGAGCTGCACGGTGCTCTTTGTGGCCGAATGGCTACGGGTGCCCGCTTAGAGGAACCAGAGTGGCTGTTCATGGTGTGTGAACACATGGGGCTGCCTGAAAGTGCGGCTGGGGAAGGCGAAAGCCTGACCGTTTTCATGAACGAAGCGTACGAGCGGGCGCTGGCGTTTTTGAAGTCAGAGGATATGGGTTTTTATCCACTGCTGCCTGACGATGACTATGCCATCGATCAACGCTTGGAAGCACTGGTGGCCTGGGTGCGCGGTTTTCTTGAGGGTATGGCCTTGTCCGCTGGAGAGTCACTCGGCGAGGCGCCGCAAGAGATTCGTGAGTTAATGGAAGATATGGTGGCCATCAGCCAGGTATCTGAAGATCAGGATCCGGGTGACGAAGGCGAGCAGCAGTTTCTGGAAATAGTCGAATACATCCGGCTGGGCGCTTTGGCTGTATTTACCGAATTCAATCCTCCGGAAAAGCCAGCGTCACAAACGCAAACATTGCACTGATCATGTCACACACTGCGGGAGAACGTATGTCATCTATTATACCCGTCAAGGAATTCGCCGAGCGCCGTCGCAAGCTGATGGAACGCATGGCGCCAGACAGTATTGCCATTATACCGGCTGCGCCGGAGCGTGTTCGCAACCGGGATGTGCTGCACCCATTTCGCCAAGACAGTGATTTTCAGTACCTGACCGGCTTCGGTGAACCCGAAGCGGTACTGGCGCTGATTCCCGGCCGTGAACACGGTGAATCTGTGCTGTTTTGCAAAGAGAAAAACCCCCAGAAAGAACTCTGGGATGGCTTTTTGGTAGGCCCCGAGGGCGCGATTGAGCGCTACGGCTTGGATGATGCCTTCCCAGTTGTAGATATCGACGACATTCTGCCCGGCATGATCGAAGGTCGCAGCCGGGTATATTACCCACTGGGTAAAGATCAGGGTTTCGATACCCGAGTAATGGACTGGGTTAAGGTTATCCGTAGCAAGGTCAAAAGCGGAGCACACCCGCCGGGTGAATTCGTGTCGCTGGAGCACCTTCTGCACGATCTTCGGCTTTACAAAAGCGCCAGCGAGATAAAAGCCATGGCCCGGGCCGGCGAAATCAGCGCCGAAGCCCACTGCCGTGCTATGAAGCGGGCCCGAAAGGGCGGCAATGAATACAACCTTGAAGCTAAGCTGATCCATACGTTTATGGATCATGGATCCCGTTCTACGGCGTATCCATCTATTGTTGGCGGCGGCGCCAATGGTTGTATTTTGCATTACATCGAGAACTCAGCGCCCCTGAAAGAGGGCGACCTAGTGCTGATTGATGCAGGGTGCGAGGTGGAGTGCTATGCCTCCGATATTACTCGAACCTTCCCGGTTAGCGGCACGTTCAGCCCTGAACAGCGGGCGGTTTATCAGGTGGTGCTAGATGCTCAGTACGCAGCTATTGAAGCCGTTCGACCGGGTAATCACTGGGATCATCCGCACCAGGCGGCGTTGAAAGTGCTGGTTGGCGGGTTGATCGATCTTGGTATTTTGTCAGGCACGGTAGGCGACGCCATTGCCAGCGAAGCCTTCAAACCCTTCTTTATGCACCGCACCGGCCACTGGCTAGGCTTGGATGTGCACGATGTAGGCGACTATAAGGTTGGCGACGCGTGGCGGCTGCTTGAGCCAGGCATGGCGCTTACGGTTGAGCCCGGTTTGTATATCTCACCGAATAATACCGACGTGGATGAAAAGTGGCGGGGTATCGGCATTCGTATCGAAGACGACGTAGTGGTCACCAAAGAGGGTTGCCGCGTGCTGACGAATGGCGTGCCGAAAACCATTGAAGAGATCGAAGCACTGATGGCGGAATGAGCCTGTGAAAAACTCCGATACCGATGTGATCATTGCCGGCGGCGGGTTGGCAGGTGCGACGCTGGCGCTGACCCTTGCGAGAGTTGCGCCAAACCTGAGAGTGACCGTGGTTGAGGCGTTCCCGCTGTCTGCGGATGCCTTGCCTGATTCTTATCAGCCCAGCTATGACGCTCGCTCCACCGCCTTGGCTTGGGGTTCGCGGCTGATTTTTGAAGAGCTCGGGCTGTGGTCGCGGTTATCGGAACATGCAACGCCCATTCAACAGATTCACGTGTCCGACCGGGGCCATTTCGGCGCCACCCGTCTGAATGCCAAAGAGTACGAGCAGCAAGCCCTGGGCTATGTGGTAGATAACCGTTGGATGGGGCTGTGCCTGATGCGGGAGTTGCTCCAAACGAACACTCAATGGCAAGCGCCGGCTGAGGTCGTAGACATGACGCCGTCTGAGCAAGGCGTAAGCGTCACCCTGAAAAGCGGCGATGACACCAGCACCGTAACGGCGCAATGCCTGATCGTTGCAGATGGAGGCCGTTCTGGGCTGCGGGAAAAACTCGGTTTTCAAGCCAGCCAT from Marinobacter sp. LV10R510-11A harbors:
- the ilvA gene encoding threonine ammonia-lyase, biosynthetic → MPQRYIKKILDARVYDVAIETPLTEARSLSKRFGNNIMLKREDLQPVFSFKIRGAYNRIVQLSEEQRSKGVICASAGNHAQGVALAAKKLGIKAVIVMPQTTPEIKVRSVRDHGARVVLKGDAFDEAATHAHELIEKHGYTYIPPYDDPDVIAGQGTVAMEVLSQFSKPIHAVFICVGGGGLIAGMAAYIKYLRPEIKVIGVEPDDSNCLQAAMKAGKRVILDEVGLFADGVAVKQIGKYPWEVCKDHVDEVITVSTDEICAAIKDIFEDTRSISEPAGALGVAGIKKYIEREKIENENLVATLSGANMNFDRLRYISERTEIGEKREAILAVTIPEKPGAFKTFINALHKRSITEFNYRYADAGQATIFVGVQVQAGGLGRDELVHELRENGYSVLDLTDSDMAKQHIRHMVGGHAPTITNEKVFQFEFPERPGALLKFLMSLGTRWNISMFHYRNHGAAYSRVLLGAQVEDDEVKAFEAMLEKVGFRYENMTENEAYQLFLGAGNGKAS
- the pepP gene encoding Xaa-Pro aminopeptidase; translated protein: MSSIIPVKEFAERRRKLMERMAPDSIAIIPAAPERVRNRDVLHPFRQDSDFQYLTGFGEPEAVLALIPGREHGESVLFCKEKNPQKELWDGFLVGPEGAIERYGLDDAFPVVDIDDILPGMIEGRSRVYYPLGKDQGFDTRVMDWVKVIRSKVKSGAHPPGEFVSLEHLLHDLRLYKSASEIKAMARAGEISAEAHCRAMKRARKGGNEYNLEAKLIHTFMDHGSRSTAYPSIVGGGANGCILHYIENSAPLKEGDLVLIDAGCEVECYASDITRTFPVSGTFSPEQRAVYQVVLDAQYAAIEAVRPGNHWDHPHQAALKVLVGGLIDLGILSGTVGDAIASEAFKPFFMHRTGHWLGLDVHDVGDYKVGDAWRLLEPGMALTVEPGLYISPNNTDVDEKWRGIGIRIEDDVVVTKEGCRVLTNGVPKTIEEIEALMAE
- a CDS encoding UPF0149 family protein — its product is MSETDTADAAYAAEFERWANVFMAHKAFSHPSELHGALCGRMATGARLEEPEWLFMVCEHMGLPESAAGEGESLTVFMNEAYERALAFLKSEDMGFYPLLPDDDYAIDQRLEALVAWVRGFLEGMALSAGESLGEAPQEIRELMEDMVAISQVSEDQDPGDEGEQQFLEIVEYIRLGALAVFTEFNPPEKPASQTQTLH
- a CDS encoding cell division protein ZapA; translation: MSKQSTTVEVKILDKDYLVACPAEEQEALIRAARHLDSKMREIRTSGKVFGTERIAVMAALNMTHELLERDTMSDVTSTLLKAMDSKLENALGEPSNH
- a CDS encoding 5-formyltetrahydrofolate cyclo-ligase encodes the protein MSQFIDSHPSESDLPPVPRHELRKQLRQRRRKLSPREQEQASASLALNLLKNSDLQRARHIAIYLPNDGEIDPHPYMAMAHRKGVHFYLPVLHPIHPGKLVFSPYYDGVELTANRFGIPEPAFSKGLRRPAWSLDAVLFPLVGFDENGGRLGMGGGFYDRTFAFSRLRPRLAPKLIGLAHDFQKVKTLPIEPWDVPLHSVVTDRKVYRVK
- a CDS encoding TIGR02449 family protein, giving the protein MEQSEVQALADKLDKLIEHCQKLERDNATVRQLQDDWNRERSQLMQKNDLAKNKIEAMIGRLRALEHH